In the genome of Rhodoferax fermentans, one region contains:
- a CDS encoding SDR family NAD(P)-dependent oxidoreductase, whose protein sequence is MSNTNRIVIIGATSAMAEHCARLWVQGKSVDLTLVGRDTQRVERVAADLRVRSPQSEIGVTTSDFLDPTAIRNTVDEIAARGVIHTVLIAHGSLPEQDDCQDNLEVCRDALEINGVSPVLFAEAFAKHMSQNNSGTLALIGSVAGDRGRKSNYVYGAAKGMVTRYAQGLQHRFANTGIKVILIRPGPTATPMTTHLVGKGPRMASAEDVARKIVEAIDRGQTNVYVPRKWAVIMLIIRHLPNSIFNKMDI, encoded by the coding sequence TTGAGTAATACAAATCGAATTGTCATCATTGGTGCCACTTCGGCTATGGCTGAGCATTGCGCGAGGCTCTGGGTGCAGGGTAAGTCTGTTGATTTGACTCTGGTAGGCCGTGATACACAACGAGTTGAGCGCGTTGCCGCTGACCTCCGAGTGCGGAGCCCACAGTCCGAAATTGGGGTAACTACCTCGGACTTTCTAGACCCAACCGCTATCCGCAATACCGTGGACGAGATTGCGGCACGTGGTGTTATCCACACAGTCTTGATTGCGCATGGCTCTTTGCCAGAGCAGGATGATTGCCAAGATAACCTGGAAGTCTGTCGGGACGCACTTGAGATTAATGGCGTGTCCCCGGTATTGTTTGCTGAGGCCTTTGCCAAGCACATGAGCCAAAATAATAGTGGCACGCTGGCCCTGATTGGCTCAGTGGCTGGTGACCGTGGCCGCAAATCAAATTACGTTTATGGTGCAGCCAAAGGTATGGTGACCCGGTATGCGCAGGGGTTGCAGCACCGATTTGCCAATACAGGTATCAAAGTGATCCTGATCCGGCCGGGCCCTACAGCTACGCCCATGACAACACACCTTGTGGGCAAGGGCCCGAGGATGGCTTCTGCTGAAGACGTTGCGCGAAAAATCGTTGAAGCTATCGACCGCGGGCAGACGAACGTTTACGTACCAAGAAAGTGGGCGGTGATTATGTTGATAATCCGCCACTTGCCAAACAGTATATTTAACAAAATGGACATCTAA
- a CDS encoding FAD-binding oxidoreductase, whose protein sequence is MRPVSAWGRLDAASHDVVSLHDPAKIACQITSKPRGIAHGNGRSYGDVCLNPDGVLWHTTGLNHFISFDQSSGRLVCEAGVLLREIQRLVIPLGWILPVTPGTQLVTVGGAIANDVHGKNHHVLGSFGDHVQRIRLLRTVGQTIECGPQDNADWFAATVGGLGLTGIIVEAEIQLCRVAGPWLATDTVPYANLGEFFQLADESEADWQHTVSWLDCLDARGRGLFMRGNPTDVCNRPDPQSRKRTMPIIPPVSLVNPLSLRAFNMAYFHLKKWRAGQAIAHYESFFYPLDNILEWNRIYGPKGFYQYQCVVPRDVGQDATRAMLGEIARCSEGSFLAVLKTFGERQPVGMLSFPRPGVTLALDFPQKGLRTQMLFDRLDGIVREAGGRIYAAKDARMPRSLFEAGYPRLSEFMKYRDSGISSGLSRRLMGS, encoded by the coding sequence ATGAGGCCGGTGTCCGCCTGGGGCCGGCTGGATGCCGCTTCGCATGATGTGGTCAGCTTGCATGACCCTGCCAAGATTGCATGCCAGATAACCAGCAAACCCCGGGGAATAGCACATGGAAATGGCCGCAGCTATGGTGATGTCTGCCTCAATCCAGACGGCGTTTTGTGGCACACCACTGGGTTGAATCACTTCATTTCCTTTGACCAAAGCTCTGGGCGGCTGGTTTGCGAGGCGGGTGTTTTGTTAAGGGAAATCCAGCGCCTGGTGATTCCACTGGGCTGGATTCTGCCTGTCACACCAGGCACGCAACTGGTCACAGTCGGCGGTGCCATCGCCAATGACGTGCATGGCAAAAATCACCATGTGCTGGGGTCGTTTGGCGATCACGTTCAGCGGATCCGCTTGCTGCGCACTGTCGGCCAGACCATTGAATGCGGCCCGCAAGATAACGCTGACTGGTTCGCCGCCACGGTGGGCGGCTTAGGTCTGACTGGCATCATTGTCGAAGCGGAAATACAGCTTTGCCGGGTGGCTGGCCCTTGGCTGGCCACCGACACTGTGCCCTACGCCAACTTGGGCGAGTTCTTTCAGTTAGCCGACGAATCAGAAGCCGACTGGCAACACACAGTTTCCTGGCTCGACTGCCTTGATGCCCGCGGGCGCGGGCTGTTCATGCGCGGTAATCCAACCGATGTGTGCAATCGGCCAGATCCCCAGAGCCGCAAGCGGACCATGCCCATCATTCCCCCCGTCTCCTTAGTAAACCCGTTGTCGCTACGGGCATTCAATATGGCTTACTTCCATCTCAAGAAGTGGCGGGCGGGTCAAGCCATTGCGCACTACGAGTCTTTTTTCTACCCGTTGGACAACATTCTTGAGTGGAATCGAATATACGGCCCTAAAGGCTTTTACCAGTACCAGTGCGTGGTGCCACGTGATGTTGGGCAGGATGCAACCCGCGCTATGCTTGGTGAAATTGCGCGCTGCAGCGAGGGATCTTTTTTGGCAGTTCTAAAGACCTTTGGTGAACGTCAACCGGTTGGGATGCTCAGTTTTCCTAGACCCGGCGTCACCCTTGCGCTGGACTTCCCCCAGAAGGGTTTGCGAACACAGATGCTGTTTGACCGCCTTGATGGCATTGTGCGCGAAGCCGGCGGCCGGATTTATGCCGCCAAGGATGCCCGGATGCCGCGCAGTCTTTTTGAGGCCGGGTATCCACGCCTGAGTGAGTTCATGAAATATCGGGATTCGGGCATCAGCTCGGGTCTCTCTCGTCGTTTGATGGGGAGTTAA
- a CDS encoding GtrA family protein translates to MSNHKVVKGVARLALLYTVFAFIAIVVNIGCQALMIWIYKGPFALQLSVLVGTAAGLPVKYVLEKRHIFGFESKNLAHDGRVFMLYTFMGVFTTAFFWGIEYGFHLAFQTDGMRYVGGAVGLTIGNIIKYHLDKRYVFLKETV, encoded by the coding sequence ATGTCGAACCATAAAGTGGTGAAAGGCGTTGCTCGGCTTGCATTGCTTTATACCGTGTTCGCCTTTATTGCCATAGTTGTCAATATCGGCTGTCAAGCCTTGATGATTTGGATTTACAAGGGGCCGTTTGCTCTACAACTTTCTGTATTGGTCGGGACTGCCGCCGGACTGCCTGTTAAATACGTACTTGAAAAGCGTCATATCTTCGGCTTTGAATCCAAGAACCTGGCCCATGATGGCCGCGTCTTCATGCTTTACACCTTCATGGGTGTGTTTACGACTGCGTTCTTTTGGGGCATCGAGTATGGTTTTCACCTTGCTTTTCAGACCGACGGCATGCGTTATGTTGGTGGGGCTGTTGGCCTGACGATTGGCAACATCATCAAATACCATTTGGACAAACGCTATGTGTTCTTGAAGGAAACGGTATGA
- a CDS encoding UbiA family prenyltransferase, with protein sequence MSSRPLVVDLDGTLLRSDMLVESAFAYIRQNPSQVLAPAVWLLGGKANLKANIAAAVSIDAASLPYNAKVISFLEQEKAAGRTLILATASHQTYAIAIANHLGLFDEVLASNSTTNLSARTKRDVLVSRFGENGFDYIGNSHDDLKVWASAHQAYLVDPEFGVETAANKLGNVAQVIGRPDSPLRAWARQLRLHQWAKNVLLLVPLFASHRAGEVHLLLAALMAFLAFGLCASSVYLLNDLLDLEDDRQHQKKRFRPLAAGAVPIKTALLVFPGLLLAAFAISALLLPWQFTAALACYYGLTLAYSLVLKRIMTVDVIALAMLYTMRIIAGTFAFGVSLTFWMLVFSMFLFLSLALVKRYAELRDSRQQGKTLAAPGRGYNSGDLEMIASLGAASGYLAVMVLALYIQDQHTSAQYSHPQVIWLACPLLLYWITRTWMIVHRGWMHEDPVVFAMKDRNSILTGVLFTAVFWFAL encoded by the coding sequence ATGTCAAGTCGCCCATTGGTCGTAGATCTTGACGGAACGCTGTTGCGGTCCGACATGCTGGTTGAGTCGGCGTTTGCCTATATTCGGCAAAACCCATCTCAGGTGCTTGCACCTGCCGTTTGGCTGCTTGGCGGTAAAGCAAATCTCAAAGCCAACATCGCAGCAGCGGTGTCTATTGACGCCGCCTCACTGCCTTACAACGCCAAAGTGATCAGCTTTCTTGAACAAGAAAAAGCCGCTGGCCGCACCCTGATTCTGGCCACTGCCAGCCACCAGACCTACGCAATTGCCATAGCCAATCATTTGGGCTTGTTTGACGAAGTTCTGGCGTCCAACTCAACCACCAACCTCTCTGCCCGCACCAAACGTGATGTCCTTGTCAGCAGGTTTGGAGAAAATGGTTTTGACTACATCGGCAACTCCCACGACGACCTGAAAGTCTGGGCGTCGGCACATCAGGCATACCTTGTTGACCCTGAATTTGGCGTCGAAACGGCAGCAAACAAGCTCGGTAATGTGGCCCAAGTCATCGGTCGGCCAGATTCCCCTCTGCGCGCCTGGGCTCGCCAACTCCGGCTACACCAATGGGCAAAAAATGTTTTGCTTCTTGTGCCGTTGTTTGCATCTCACCGCGCTGGGGAAGTTCATTTGCTGCTTGCTGCGCTGATGGCTTTTTTGGCATTCGGCCTCTGCGCCTCCAGCGTGTATTTGCTCAATGACCTGCTGGATCTGGAAGATGACCGCCAACATCAAAAAAAACGGTTCAGGCCCTTGGCAGCTGGCGCAGTACCCATCAAAACAGCGTTGCTGGTGTTTCCGGGGTTGCTGTTGGCTGCGTTTGCTATTTCCGCGTTGCTGTTGCCTTGGCAATTTACTGCCGCGCTGGCTTGCTACTACGGGTTGACGCTTGCTTATTCGCTGGTGCTCAAACGTATCATGACCGTTGATGTGATTGCATTGGCCATGCTCTACACCATGCGCATCATTGCTGGCACTTTCGCATTTGGCGTCAGCTTGACCTTCTGGATGTTGGTCTTTTCCATGTTCCTTTTTTTAAGCTTGGCATTGGTCAAGCGATACGCCGAGCTTCGCGACTCGCGCCAACAAGGCAAGACACTGGCAGCCCCGGGCCGTGGCTACAACTCGGGCGATCTCGAAATGATTGCCTCGCTGGGTGCGGCCTCAGGGTACCTGGCGGTGATGGTTTTGGCGCTTTATATTCAAGACCAGCACACATCTGCGCAATACAGCCACCCGCAGGTCATCTGGTTGGCCTGCCCGCTTTTGCTTTATTGGATTACCCGCACCTGGATGATTGTTCATCGTGGCTGGATGCATGAAGACCCCGTTGTGTTTGCCATGAAAGACCGGAATAGCATTTTGACGGGTGTTCTGTTTACGGCTGTGTTCTGGTTTGCACTATGA
- a CDS encoding glycosyltransferase translates to MPTPRVLLHAFSTFKLGGPQARFVQLANAFGPQYRHIVVAMDNCFDAGARLGPQVNWQPLALAVKKGGTLANRGAFRQVLQAQLPHLLLSYNWGAIEWAAANWPQVVPQVHVEDGFGPEEATQQLPRRVWMRRALLGWPGVPVVVASRQLERIATQVWKLPASQVQFIPNGVAIDPAYMEKRRLAPTNKGILTIGTVAGLRPEKNIARLIKAFAAVRATQPARLIVVGGGPELAVLQQLASSLGVAADVEFAGYLPDPISRLIEFDLFALSSDTEQLPIAMLEAMACGIPVVATRVGDVAQIIPEVAQAGLAEPTDGAFASALQGAIQHRALWPQWSHAGQQRANEFYSLVVMQRHWQQAFDI, encoded by the coding sequence ATGCCCACCCCCCGCGTCCTGCTCCATGCCTTCTCTACCTTCAAGCTAGGTGGCCCGCAGGCGCGCTTTGTGCAACTGGCCAACGCCTTTGGCCCGCAATACCGGCACATTGTGGTGGCCATGGACAACTGCTTTGACGCTGGCGCGCGCTTAGGGCCGCAGGTTAACTGGCAGCCACTGGCCCTTGCGGTAAAAAAAGGCGGCACCCTGGCCAACCGCGGCGCTTTCAGGCAAGTGCTGCAAGCGCAGCTCCCCCACCTGCTGCTGTCTTACAACTGGGGTGCCATCGAATGGGCTGCAGCCAACTGGCCGCAAGTGGTACCCCAGGTGCACGTGGAAGACGGCTTTGGCCCCGAAGAAGCCACCCAGCAACTGCCTCGGCGGGTCTGGATGCGCCGCGCGCTACTGGGCTGGCCCGGGGTACCGGTGGTGGTGGCCTCACGCCAGCTGGAGCGCATTGCCACCCAGGTGTGGAAGCTGCCCGCAAGCCAGGTGCAATTCATCCCCAACGGTGTTGCCATCGACCCAGCCTATATGGAGAAACGCCGTCTAGCCCCTACAAATAAAGGAATACTAACTATAGGAACCGTAGCAGGCTTGCGACCCGAGAAAAACATTGCCCGGCTCATCAAAGCCTTTGCCGCCGTGCGCGCGACGCAGCCTGCGCGGCTTATTGTGGTGGGTGGCGGCCCAGAGCTGGCTGTCTTGCAGCAGCTTGCCAGCAGCCTGGGCGTAGCGGCCGACGTGGAATTTGCTGGCTACCTGCCAGACCCCATCAGCCGCCTGATTGAATTTGACCTGTTTGCCCTGTCTTCAGACACCGAGCAACTGCCCATTGCCATGCTGGAGGCCATGGCCTGCGGCATACCGGTGGTGGCCACACGGGTGGGTGATGTGGCACAGATCATTCCGGAAGTGGCGCAAGCTGGGCTGGCCGAGCCAACTGATGGCGCGTTTGCCAGCGCACTGCAGGGCGCTATTCAACACCGCGCACTTTGGCCACAATGGTCTCATGCTGGTCAGCAAAGAGCTAACGAGTTTTATAGTCTTGTTGTCATGCAACGGCATTGGCAGCAAGCTTTTGATATTTGA
- a CDS encoding NAD-dependent epimerase/dehydratase family protein gives MSKSKVVLVGTGNIARTHAVALKEVPNTELYGVFDVNTKSAQSFAREFGATSVFATLEEAAASDATSAHILTPPDYHLATAMPFVQAGKKVLLEKPVGVSTAECEQLRAAAHASGAVIGVNQNLVFNPAYVQLRQAVMSGSLGRPRYLSYIYEAPLRQLTGKQFGHWMFREPLNILLEQAVHPLSQIVDLAGRVTELSTLAEPPVEISPGVGLHNACQVSMQCERMPAHLRFHVGANFTVCRMTVVCDDGVAIADIFANQFHTVARTAYMEPIDGWLAARASGKQMASQGFDNLRDYALAMVKLKPRSDAFYQGMRGSLQCYYQDLQAQRTPRIDLEFGAHLVQVCEQVANSFKALIHKGPAATPLASPSGPLVTVLGGTGFIGAYTVAALLAQGYRVRAMARGAGNLQPVFYQPGVDICRGDVKRHADLERAVTGADFVINLAHGGGGANFEAIRAAMVDSAQDVAQVCQAQHIKRLVHVGSISGLFLGDASSVITDSTQPDPRPDTRNDYAHAKALADAAVLQIHKQTGLPVVLLRPGLVVGSGTSPFHGGLGFFNNDQYCVGWNAGTNPLPWVLADDCASAIVAALTAPAAVGKAYNLVGDVRPSARAYIQDLAKVLGRPLHFVPSSPTGLWLTEMGKWAIKRVAGQKLKRPYRRDLLSRGLLAQFDCTDAKRDLGWTPVADPAEFHRRALAVHAES, from the coding sequence ATGAGTAAGTCGAAGGTCGTTTTAGTTGGTACAGGCAACATTGCCAGGACACATGCCGTTGCGTTGAAAGAAGTACCCAACACAGAACTCTATGGTGTCTTTGACGTCAACACCAAATCTGCGCAATCCTTTGCCCGGGAATTTGGCGCCACCAGCGTGTTCGCCACGCTCGAAGAGGCCGCAGCCTCAGACGCTACTAGCGCGCACATTCTCACCCCACCAGACTACCACTTGGCCACGGCCATGCCCTTTGTGCAGGCTGGCAAAAAGGTGCTGCTTGAAAAACCCGTGGGCGTCAGCACGGCAGAGTGCGAGCAGCTGCGCGCCGCAGCGCATGCCTCTGGCGCGGTCATCGGTGTCAACCAAAACCTGGTCTTCAACCCAGCTTACGTGCAACTGCGCCAAGCTGTGATGTCGGGCAGCCTGGGTCGCCCGCGCTACCTCAGCTACATCTACGAAGCGCCCCTGCGCCAGCTTACCGGCAAACAGTTTGGCCACTGGATGTTTCGTGAGCCGCTCAACATCTTGCTTGAGCAGGCCGTGCACCCCCTGTCGCAAATCGTTGACCTGGCCGGGCGCGTCACGGAACTGTCCACGCTGGCCGAGCCACCGGTAGAAATATCACCCGGCGTGGGCCTGCACAACGCCTGCCAGGTGTCCATGCAATGTGAGCGCATGCCTGCCCACCTGCGCTTTCATGTGGGGGCCAACTTCACCGTTTGCCGCATGACCGTGGTGTGTGACGACGGTGTGGCCATTGCCGACATCTTTGCCAACCAGTTCCACACAGTCGCGCGTACGGCCTACATGGAGCCCATTGACGGCTGGCTGGCGGCCCGCGCCTCGGGCAAACAGATGGCCAGCCAGGGTTTTGACAACCTGCGCGACTACGCCCTTGCCATGGTCAAGCTAAAGCCCCGCTCCGACGCCTTTTACCAAGGCATGCGCGGCAGCCTGCAGTGCTATTACCAAGACCTGCAAGCCCAACGCACACCGCGCATCGATCTGGAATTTGGCGCGCACCTGGTGCAAGTCTGTGAACAAGTAGCAAACAGCTTCAAAGCCCTTATACATAAAGGGCCAGCAGCTACACCTTTGGCATCACCCAGCGGCCCGCTGGTGACCGTGCTGGGCGGCACCGGCTTCATTGGTGCCTACACCGTGGCGGCGCTGCTGGCACAAGGCTACCGAGTGCGCGCCATGGCCCGCGGCGCGGGCAACCTGCAGCCCGTGTTTTACCAACCCGGCGTTGACATCTGCCGTGGCGATGTCAAACGCCACGCCGACCTGGAGCGCGCCGTCACCGGGGCCGACTTTGTCATCAACCTGGCCCACGGCGGTGGTGGTGCCAACTTTGAGGCCATCCGCGCCGCCATGGTCGATTCGGCCCAAGACGTGGCCCAAGTCTGCCAGGCCCAGCACATCAAGCGCCTGGTGCACGTAGGCTCTATCTCTGGTCTGTTTTTGGGCGACGCCAGCAGCGTCATCACCGACAGCACCCAGCCAGACCCCCGCCCCGACACCCGCAACGACTACGCCCACGCCAAGGCGCTGGCAGACGCCGCCGTGCTGCAAATCCACAAGCAAACTGGCCTGCCCGTGGTGCTGCTGCGCCCCGGCCTGGTGGTGGGCAGCGGCACATCGCCATTTCATGGCGGCCTGGGCTTCTTCAACAACGACCAATATTGCGTGGGCTGGAACGCCGGCACCAACCCGCTGCCCTGGGTGCTGGCCGACGACTGTGCCAGCGCCATCGTCGCCGCGCTCACCGCCCCGGCCGCCGTGGGCAAAGCCTACAACCTGGTCGGTGACGTGCGCCCCAGTGCCCGCGCCTACATTCAAGACCTGGCCAAAGTGCTGGGCCGCCCGCTGCACTTTGTGCCCTCCAGCCCCACCGGCCTGTGGCTCACCGAGATGGGCAAATGGGCCATCAAGCGCGTGGCGGGCCAAAAGCTCAAGCGCCCCTACCGGCGCGATCTGCTCTCACGCGGGTTGCTGGCACAGTTTGACTGCACTGATGCCAAGCGCGACCTAGGCTGGACCCCCGTAGCCGATCCCGCCGAGTTCCACCGCCGGGCACTTGCCGTGCACGCTGAAAGCTAG
- a CDS encoding glycosyltransferase family 4 protein has translation MRILLLSTLFPSAVRPIHGIFVETRLRELIKTGQVEAKVIAPVPWFPWAGAQFGEYGLFAATPRFEQRNGLDVYHPRYLLPPKVGMNIAPHTLAAAALPLARQLMREGFDFDLIDAHYYYPDGVAAGIIAQKLGKPFVVTARGTDLNLIPQHPYPRKLILQTAAAAGASIGVCQALMDSLRDLGADPGKLNTLRNGVDLQRFVPEARDAARQKLGLPEQSKLLLSVGHLIERKGHFVAIDALPFLPADVQLLIAGGGPDRAALQRQAERLGVANRVRFVGVVPQTDLKWWYSAADALALCSSREGWANVLLEAMACGTPVIATNIWGTPEVVSTPDAGVLMPERSGQGLAQAWVKLFANYPQRLATRAHAETFSWDATTQGQLRLFYSVVNSKNTYMASAQNS, from the coding sequence ATGCGTATCCTGCTGTTGTCCACCCTGTTTCCCAGCGCGGTACGGCCAATTCACGGTATTTTTGTCGAAACCCGCTTGCGTGAACTCATAAAAACCGGACAGGTTGAAGCAAAAGTTATAGCACCTGTGCCTTGGTTTCCTTGGGCTGGAGCACAATTTGGCGAATATGGCCTGTTTGCGGCCACGCCCCGCTTTGAACAACGCAATGGGCTGGACGTGTACCACCCGCGCTACCTGTTGCCGCCCAAAGTCGGCATGAACATCGCGCCACATACGCTGGCCGCTGCCGCCTTGCCACTGGCCAGACAACTCATGCGCGAAGGCTTTGACTTTGATCTGATTGACGCCCATTACTACTACCCTGACGGCGTGGCCGCTGGCATCATTGCCCAAAAACTCGGCAAACCGTTTGTGGTCACCGCCCGCGGCACTGACCTCAACCTGATCCCTCAACACCCCTACCCGCGCAAACTGATTCTGCAGACCGCAGCAGCGGCGGGCGCGTCCATCGGCGTCTGTCAAGCCCTGATGGACAGCCTGCGCGACCTGGGTGCCGACCCGGGCAAGCTCAACACCCTGCGCAACGGGGTCGACTTGCAACGCTTTGTGCCCGAAGCGCGCGACGCTGCGCGACAGAAACTGGGCCTGCCAGAGCAGAGCAAACTGCTGCTGAGCGTGGGCCATCTGATCGAGCGCAAAGGCCATTTTGTCGCCATCGATGCTCTGCCCTTTCTGCCAGCCGACGTTCAGCTCCTGATCGCCGGTGGCGGGCCAGACCGTGCCGCGCTACAGCGGCAAGCCGAGCGACTGGGCGTGGCTAACCGGGTGCGTTTTGTTGGCGTGGTACCGCAGACCGATTTAAAGTGGTGGTACAGCGCTGCCGACGCCCTGGCCCTGTGCTCCAGCCGCGAAGGCTGGGCCAATGTGTTGCTGGAGGCCATGGCTTGCGGCACGCCGGTAATCGCAACCAATATTTGGGGCACACCAGAGGTCGTCAGTACGCCTGACGCCGGTGTGCTGATGCCCGAGCGATCTGGCCAAGGACTGGCACAGGCTTGGGTCAAGCTGTTTGCCAATTACCCTCAACGCCTCGCCACCCGTGCCCATGCCGAAACCTTTTCTTGGGATGCCACCACACAAGGGCAGCTCCGGCTTTTCTACAGTGTGGTTAACAGCAAGAACACTTACATGGCTAGTGCCCAAAACTCCTGA
- a CDS encoding glycosyltransferase family 4 protein, which produces MKILYHHRTASKDGQAVHIEEMIDALRSLGHEVRVVAPSIGGQAAQQGAMGGEVGWVHRLKAALPNAVYELLELAYSLVAYRKLVQAAQEFKPDVIYERYNLFLLAGTLLKRKLGIPLLLEVNAPLVDERLQHSGGLSLLALARWSEGTAWRSADHVLPVTQVLARQVQVYGVPSQRITVIPNGINRAHFVTAPTPQAAKQQLGLQGQIVLGFTGFVRDWHGVDRVVRWLATPQAPENGHLLVVGDGPVRAELEALAVQLGVDQRVTFTGVIDRHRVPEHVAAFDIALQPAVTAYASPLKLMEYLVLAKAVVAPREPNLLEVLTDGQNALLFDDKTPGSFEAALTRLCADTELRARLAQGAYDTIERLDLTWLGNARRVVALVHTP; this is translated from the coding sequence ATGAAAATTCTCTACCACCACCGCACCGCCTCCAAAGACGGGCAGGCTGTTCACATTGAAGAAATGATTGACGCCCTGCGCAGCCTTGGGCATGAGGTGCGGGTAGTTGCACCCAGCATCGGCGGACAGGCCGCACAGCAAGGCGCCATGGGAGGAGAAGTGGGTTGGGTGCACCGCCTCAAGGCGGCCCTGCCCAACGCTGTTTATGAGCTGCTGGAGCTCGCCTACTCCCTGGTGGCCTACCGCAAGCTGGTCCAGGCCGCGCAAGAGTTCAAACCGGACGTCATTTACGAGCGTTACAACCTGTTTTTGCTGGCGGGCACCCTGCTCAAACGCAAGCTGGGCATCCCGCTACTGCTGGAGGTCAACGCCCCGCTGGTGGATGAACGACTCCAACACAGCGGCGGCCTGTCGCTGCTGGCGCTGGCCCGCTGGTCGGAAGGCACCGCCTGGCGCAGTGCCGACCATGTGCTGCCCGTGACGCAGGTGCTGGCACGCCAAGTACAAGTCTACGGTGTGCCGAGCCAGCGCATCACCGTCATCCCCAATGGCATCAACCGCGCGCATTTTGTCACTGCACCCACACCACAGGCCGCCAAACAACAGCTCGGGCTGCAGGGCCAGATCGTGCTCGGGTTTACCGGTTTTGTGCGTGACTGGCATGGTGTGGATCGTGTGGTGCGCTGGCTCGCCACACCCCAAGCCCCAGAGAACGGCCACCTGCTGGTGGTGGGAGATGGGCCGGTACGGGCTGAGCTTGAAGCGCTGGCGGTGCAGCTGGGCGTGGACCAGCGTGTCACCTTCACCGGAGTGATCGACCGACACCGCGTGCCCGAACACGTCGCCGCCTTTGATATTGCCTTGCAGCCCGCCGTCACCGCCTACGCCTCCCCCCTCAAACTGATGGAATACCTGGTGCTGGCCAAGGCGGTGGTGGCACCACGCGAGCCCAATCTGCTCGAAGTTCTGACCGACGGTCAGAACGCCTTGCTGTTTGACGACAAGACCCCGGGCAGCTTTGAGGCCGCACTGACCCGCCTGTGCGCTGATACCGAGCTGCGTGCGCGCCTGGCACAAGGCGCTTATGACACGATTGAACGGCTGGACCTGACTTGGCTGGGCAATGCCCGGCGCGTGGTGGCACTGGTACACACCCCATGA
- a CDS encoding glycosyltransferase family 2 protein, producing the protein MHLENPLVSVILPAYNALAHIAQAVDSVLNQDYANLELLVIDDGSTDGTADHPALQDPRIRVLRQHNAGPGSARNLGLTHAKGELIAFIDADDLWLPGKLSLQVAYLRDHPDISIVFGGFQRWSASPDKRFEVPPCPRIESTSQALAHPSGWLYTDLLLDSVVHIITAMVRRSVFDTVGVFDTRLPTGEDYDFWLRASRQFKMDQLAQTVAFYRIHDSSLTKVPRPENNEYLVLQHALASWGSTGPDGRSVDARALQNRLFGICFGHAYLHFWTGRRRQAHIAFDQALHHSFWHPKVWVYWLLSATGAAISSLIRR; encoded by the coding sequence ATGCATCTTGAGAACCCGCTGGTCAGCGTCATCCTACCCGCCTACAACGCACTGGCCCATATCGCACAGGCTGTGGACAGTGTGCTGAACCAGGACTATGCCAACTTAGAACTGTTGGTCATTGACGATGGATCCACCGATGGCACAGCTGACCATCCCGCCCTGCAAGACCCACGCATTCGAGTGCTGCGCCAGCACAACGCCGGACCAGGCAGCGCCAGGAACCTGGGCCTGACCCACGCCAAGGGGGAATTGATTGCCTTTATCGATGCCGATGATCTCTGGCTGCCCGGCAAGTTGAGCTTGCAGGTGGCCTACCTGCGGGACCACCCCGACATCAGCATTGTGTTTGGCGGTTTCCAAAGGTGGTCGGCTTCACCCGACAAGCGCTTCGAGGTGCCGCCTTGCCCACGGATCGAATCAACATCCCAGGCCCTGGCCCACCCCTCAGGCTGGCTCTACACCGACCTGCTGCTCGACAGCGTGGTCCATATCATCACCGCCATGGTGCGCAGGTCGGTCTTTGACACGGTCGGAGTTTTTGACACCCGGCTTCCCACAGGTGAAGACTACGATTTCTGGCTCCGTGCCTCACGCCAGTTCAAGATGGACCAACTTGCCCAGACCGTGGCCTTTTATCGTATTCACGACAGCAGCCTGACCAAGGTGCCACGCCCCGAGAACAACGAATACCTGGTGCTCCAGCATGCCTTGGCAAGCTGGGGCAGCACCGGACCCGACGGACGCAGCGTCGACGCCAGAGCATTGCAGAACCGTCTGTTTGGCATCTGTTTCGGCCATGCCTACCTTCATTTTTGGACCGGCCGCCGCCGCCAGGCACACATCGCATTTGACCAGGCGCTGCACCATTCTTTTTGGCACCCAAAGGTGTGGGTTTACTGGTTGTTGTCAGCAACTGGCGCAGCAATCTCCTCCCTCATCCGCAGGTAA